The Hyperolius riggenbachi isolate aHypRig1 chromosome 3, aHypRig1.pri, whole genome shotgun sequence genome window below encodes:
- the RPS27L gene encoding ribosomal protein eS27-like isoform X1 encodes MPLAKDLLHPSSDEEKTRHKKKRLVQSPNSYFMDVKCPGCYKITTVFSHAQTVVLCVGCSTVLCQPTGGKARLTEGCSFRRKQH; translated from the exons ATGCCT TTGGCAAAAGATTTACTGCATCCATCCTCTGATGAGGAGAAGACCAGACATAAGAAAAAGAGGTTGGTACAGAGCCCAAACTCGTACTTCATGGATGTCAAATGTCCAG GCTGCTATAAGATCACTACGGTATTCAGCCATGCGCAGACAGTTGTCCTTTGTGTAGGCTGTTCAACTGTACTGTGTCAGCCCACAGGTGGAAAAGCCAGGCTAACGGAAG GTTGTTCTTTCAGAAGAAAACAACACTGA
- the RPS27L gene encoding ribosomal protein eS27-like isoform X2 has translation MLAKDLLHPSSDEEKTRHKKKRLVQSPNSYFMDVKCPGCYKITTVFSHAQTVVLCVGCSTVLCQPTGGKARLTEGCSFRRKQH, from the exons ATG TTGGCAAAAGATTTACTGCATCCATCCTCTGATGAGGAGAAGACCAGACATAAGAAAAAGAGGTTGGTACAGAGCCCAAACTCGTACTTCATGGATGTCAAATGTCCAG GCTGCTATAAGATCACTACGGTATTCAGCCATGCGCAGACAGTTGTCCTTTGTGTAGGCTGTTCAACTGTACTGTGTCAGCCCACAGGTGGAAAAGCCAGGCTAACGGAAG GTTGTTCTTTCAGAAGAAAACAACACTGA
- the LOC137563391 gene encoding uncharacterized protein, with translation MVPAVHKSVALENSVGRLQDRIRVSPTPAVCGNSTAKITRPKEGITGGGCFPSGKKSDPRGTILPERPRVLLTSFSDKKASGSLQIYSKFKGVEQGRKIQEVSNGQCEVCNNPVAKRLFSSFSGPQRCLPACTSSSRVPAIPKICNSPTRREIKVHQYKKSHGTSRSVKLSLPCSTMGSIPCQEPAVVDTKELEQEHFSTRKEDSDPIRCESVVKLVAGTVSPIGRPHVVFSSTKNHNDGCQYVGVGRSHGLSTSTRAVVQSYGNKILQQQRTGSSMEKPSILQGSNQSVSCPDQVRQQQCSGLPESSGRNKKSSVVVSDSKDSALGREQLNIRQSSSFEGDLQCCGRLSQQVSDITRRMVSESRSICSDQPGMGHPCSRLIRKETKFKVSKVLLPVSKGQSVGNRRFLDRVAVEPDVCIPPNTSDIKGSEQDYAGQSTSNSHSTFLAEKTVVCSVTEFSDVSTNNVTSQNRFVVAGPSSSPGLQASSPFSMEIEWGILKSKGFSDKLSETLIQSRKKVTRQIYQKTWKIYCEWCTRKEKDSRLSASALEFLQDGFQMGLSSSTLKVQTAALSVYLERRLAQEEFFLRFFQGIKRLRPVVISKVPPWDLNVVLQSLCEHPFEPLDQIPDKFLTLKTAFLLAITTARRVSELQALSIKPPYCTISEDRITLRPDFAFLPKVTSKFHRSQEIFLPSFCDKPTNEKERKLHCLDVRRCILHYLERTASWRRSDALLVLFAGKFKGRQASKTSIARWIRQTITAAYQTQGRPLPTSIKAHSTRSVSTSWAERAGASIEQICRAATWSSQNTFVKHYRLNLLANTDLAFGRKVLQAVVPP, from the exons ATGGTGCCAGCGGTTCACAAGTCAGTGGCTCTTGAAAATAGTGTTGGAAGGTTACAAGATAGAATTCGAGTATCCCCCACCCCTGCAGTATGTGGTAACTCCACAGCCAAAATCACCAGACCAAAGGAAGGCATTACAGGAGGAGGTTGCTTCCCTTCTGGAAAAAAGAGTGATCCGAGAGGTACCATCCTGCCAGAGAGGCCAAGGGTTCTACTCACCAGTTTTTCtgataaaaaagcctcagggagccTTCAGATTTATTCTAAATTTAAAGGGGTTGAACAGGGCCGTAAAATACAGGAAGTTTCGAATGGACAATGTGAAGTCTGTAATAACCCTGTTGCAAAAAGACTGTTTTCTAGCTTCTCTGGACCTCAAAGATGCCTACCTGCATGTACCAGTTCATCTAGAGTCCCAGCAATTCCTAAGATTTGCAATTCACCTACAAGAAGAG aaaTCAAGGTCCATCAGTATAAGAAAAGCCATGGCACTTCTCGGTCTGTTAAGCTCAGTCTTCCCTGCAGTACAATGGGGTCAATTCCATGCCAGGAACCTGCAGTTGTGGATACTAAGGAGCTGGAACAGGAACATTTCAGCACTAGAAAGGAAGATTCTGATCCCATACGGTGTGAAAGTGTCGTTAAACTGGTGGCAGGAACTGTCTCACCTATCGGAAGGCCGCATGTGGTTTTTTCCAGTACAAAGAATCATAACGACGGATGCCAGTACGTGGGGGTGGGGCGCTCACATGGACTCTCTACCAGCACAAGGGCAGTGGTCCAGAGCTATGGCAATAAGATCCTCCAACAGCAGAGAACTGGAAGCAGTATGGAGAAGCCTTCAATTCTTCAAGGATCAAATCAATCAGTGTCATGTCCTGATCAGGTCCGACAACAGCAGTGTAGTGGCTTACCTGAATCATCAGGGAGGAACAAGAAGTCGTCGGTTGTGGTCTCAGACAGCAAGGATTCTGCATTGGGCAGAGAGCAACTTAACATCCGTCAGAGCAGTTCATTTGAAGGGGACTTGCAATGTTGTGGCAGACTATCTCAGCAGGTCAGCGATATTACAAGACGAATGGTCTCTGAATCCAGAAGTATTTGTTCAGATCAGCCAGGCATGGGGCACCCCTGCAGTAGACTTATTCGCAAGGAGACAAAATTCAAAGTGTCTAAAGTTTTGCTCCCTGTATCCAAAGGACAATCCGTGGGAAATAGACGCTTTCTCGATAGAGTGGCGGTTGAACCTGATGTATGCATTCCCCCCAATACCTCTGATATCAAGGGTTCTGAACAAGATtatgcaggacagagcacaagtaaTTCTCATAGTACCTTTCTGGCCGAAAAGACCGTGGTTTGCTCTGTTACAGAATTTAGCGATGTGTCAACCAATAATGTTACCAGTCAGAACAGATTTGTTGTCGCAGGGCCCAGTTCTTCACCCGGACTTCAAGCGTCTTCACCTTTCAGCATGGAGATTGAGTGGGGAATCCTGAAATCAAAGGGGTTTTCGGATAAACTTTCTGAAACGTTAATACAATCCCGCAAGAAGGTGACGAGGCAGATTTATCAGAAGACATGGAAAATTTACTGTGAATGGTGTACAAGGAAAGAGAAGGATTCTAGACTTTCCGCCTCAGCTCTGGAATTTCTTCAGGATGGATTTCAGATGGGGTTAAGTTCCAGCACTCTTAAAGTTCAGACAGCAGCTTTGAGTGTAtatttagagagaagattagCTCAGGAGGAGTTTTTTCTTCGTTTTTTTCAGGGAATTAAACGTCTCAGGCCTGTGGTGATATCTAAGGTGCCCCCTTGGGACTTGAATGTGGTGTTACAGAGTCTTTGTGAACATCCCTTTGAGCCTCTGGATCAGATTCCAGATAAATTTCTGACGTTGAAAACGGCCTTTCTTCTGGCAATCACCACAGCCAGGAGAGTCAGCGAACTTCAGGCCTTATCCATTAAGCCACCTTATTGTACCATCTCGGAGGATAGGATTACTCTACGTCCAGACTTTGCATTCCTTCCTAAAGTGACTTCAAAGTTTCATCGATCTCAGGAGATCTTTCTGCCATCATTCTGTGATAAACCAACTAATGAAAAGGAGAGGAAGCTTCATTGTTTGGATGTTAGAAGGTGTATCCTTCATTATCTTGAAAGGACTGCATCTTGGAGAAGATCAGATGCCTTGTTggtgctgtttgcggggaaattcAAGGGGAGGCAAGCCTCTAAGACATCAATTGCAAGATGGATCAGACAAACTATCACCGCGGCTTATCAGACTCAAGGGAGGCCTTTACCGACCTCAATTAAAGCTCACTCCACAAGAAGTGTATCaacatcttgggcagagagggcaggcgcCTCGATAGAGCAGATTTGCAGAGCGGCCACCTGGTCCAGCCAAAATACGTTTGTCAAACATTATAGACTAAACTTATTAGCCAATACTGATCTAGCATTCGGAAGAAAGGTGTTGCAGGCAGTAGTCCCTCCCTAA